In a genomic window of Periophthalmus magnuspinnatus isolate fPerMag1 chromosome 3, fPerMag1.2.pri, whole genome shotgun sequence:
- the LOC117393671 gene encoding trace amine-associated receptor 13c-like, giving the protein MTALLFNTSTGSTAALPLTTDPSFNLTAPSTPGAGPLCTLCCCGVLNRTLAVVFMVSLTFAIVVGNVVTLTVFVQTRQSRTAQGYLKVSLAIADMMVGVLVVPFSVYTEITLMVTSVPPNWYQGSSSSPALSTAMGGLVSPWQPCMLIGPVFAGCTFVSISTIFLMTVERSIAILKPLHKDSLVTRRRTLLLILLSWTASFMLALAPLMFSSNFTMEYNECSRMCNYTPLLQGGHLPPDANILLLFPAFDFTLLGGTLAVNIMSFTSIRRYTIKRKLLSEGSVSETAGGSGGGCPHRPSFSDIKAAKTIGILTFAFTASFSPIAVFVLGNVVGYTWCNFSFFAFWILTSNSCCNVIIYSVRDQRFRKGVTLLFQREQSPPHGEKS; this is encoded by the exons ATGACCGCTCTCCTCTTCAACACCAGCACAGGGAGTACAGCCGCTCTGCCCCTCACCACTGACCCCTCCTTCAACCTGACCGCTCCCTCCACCCCCGGAGCCGGCCccctctgcaccctctgctgCTGCGGGGTCCTCAACCGCACCCTGGCTGTGGTGTTCATGGTCAGTCTGACGTTTGCCATCGTGGTGGGAAATGTGGTCACGCTGACGGTGTTTGTGCAAACCAGACAGTCCAGGACGGCACAGGGATATCTCAAAG TGTCTCTGGCCATAGCGGACATGATGGTGGGCGTCCTGGTCGTCCCGTTCTCCGTCTACACTGAGATCACTCTAATGGTCACCAGCGTCCCCCCGAACTGGTACCAGGGCAGTTCCAGCTCGCCGGCCCTGTCCACAGCTATGGGCGGCCTGGTCAGTCCCTGGCAGCCCTGCATGTTGATTGGACCGGTTTTTGCAGGATGCACCTTTGTTTCCATCAGCACCATTTTCCTCATGACGGTGGAGCGTAGCATCGCCATCCTGAAACCTCTGCATAAAGACTCTTTGGTGACCAGACGGCGAACGCTGCTACTCATCTTACTTTCCTGGACGGCTAGTTTCATGCTAGCATTGGCCCCGTTAATGTTCAGCAGTAACTTTACAATGGAGTACAATGAATGCAGTCGTATGTGCAACTACACCCCTCTTCTTCAGGGCGGACATCTGCCTCCCGATGCTAATATTTTGCTGTTATTCCCTGCGTTTGACTTTACGCTTCTTGGTGGTACATTAGCGGTCAATATTATGTCTTTTACAAGTATTCGGAGATACACAATCAAGCGTAAACTTCTTTCAGAGGGTAGTGTGAGTgaaacagcagggggcagcggcGGCGGATGTCCCCATAGACCGTCTTTCTCCGACATTAAAGCCGCAAAAACGATTGGTATCTTGACATTCGCCTTCACAGCGTCCTTCTCGCCAATCGCAGTGTTTGTGCTCGGAAACGTGGTGGGATACACATGGTGCAACTTCTCATTTTTTGCCTTTTGGATATTAACTTCAAACAGCTGTTGTAATGTCATCATCTACAGTGTGAGGGACCAGCGCTTCAGGAAGGGGGTGACCTTGTTGTTTCAAAGAGAACAGTCCCCACCACATGGAGAGAAATCCTAA